Proteins encoded within one genomic window of Tachysurus vachellii isolate PV-2020 chromosome 16, HZAU_Pvac_v1, whole genome shotgun sequence:
- the nudt5 gene encoding ADP-sugar pyrophosphatase isoform X1 — MSCLEKNCTQPHVVKEEVTATGKWLRLEKTTYVDPSGNTRLWETVKRTTRPATTAVDGVGIIAILKRTLHKDCVVLVKQFRPPMGCYTLEFPAGLIDNNENAETAALRELKEETGYKGEVIGVTPVTCLDPGLSNCSTHIVMVNINGDDLENINPTQQLGDGEFVDVILLPLDEFQKKIDELLKKEKLVVDSKVYIYSMGMSQAFFKPNELPVLKQ, encoded by the exons ATGAGCTGTCTGGAGAAAAACTGCACACAGCCTCATGTAGTGAAAGAGGAG GTTACAGCAACTGGAAAGTGGCTCAGGCTTGAGAAGACCACGTACGTTGATCCGTCTGGTAACACCAG ATTGTGGGAGACGGTGAAGAGAACAACCAGACCAGCGACCACCGCTGTAGACG GTGTGGGGATCATCGCCATCCTGAAGAGAACTCTGCATAAGGACTGTGTGGTGTTGGTGAAACAGTTCAGGCCTCCGATGGGATGCTACACTCTGGAGTTCCCTGCAG gtctgATTGACAATAATGAGAATGCCGAGACGGCTGCACTGAGGGAGCTGAAGGAGGAGACGGGCTACAAGGGAGAGGTGATAGGAGTCACTCCAG TCACCTGTCTCGATCCTGGTCTGTCTAACTGCAGCACACACATCGTCATGGTCAACATTAATGGGGACGATCTTGAAAATATCAACCCCACGCAGCAGCTCG GCGACGGAg aaTTTGTCGACGTGATTCTTCTACCTTTAGATGAATTTCAGAAGAAAATAGATG AGTTACTGAAGAAGGAGAAACTTGTGGTGGATTCCAAAGTGTATATTTACTCCATGGGAATGTCCCAAGCTTTCTTTAAACCCAACGAGCTCCCGGTGCTCAAACAGTGA
- the tspan33a gene encoding tetraspanin-33 isoform X2: protein MGRRGAAQRDEEFSFVSPVIKYLLFFFNTIFWIISVVLMAIGVYARISKHEAAMACLTVDPSIILLIVGVLMFFLTFCGCVGSLRENICLLQTFCICLSIIFLLQLVAGILGFIYSDKVQYKVSEMVYKAIKHYRDDLDLQNLIDFGQKEFACCGGISFMDWSQNIYFNCTEENPSRERCAVPFSCCLISKDEALINTMCGHGTQKLEMLKASAFIHTSGCIDKLVNWIHSNLFVLGGIALGLAIPQLVGILLSQVLINQIQDQIKLQDYNLQHHSDPWS, encoded by the exons ATGGGGAGAAGAGGAGCAGCCCAGAGAGATGAAGAGTTCAGTTTTGTCAGTCCAGTCATcaaatatttacttttcttCTTTAATACCATATTTTGG ATTATCTCAGTGGTGCTGATGGCCATCGGTGTGTACGCCAGGATCAGTAAACATG AGGCAGCGATGGCGTGTTTAACGGTGGACCCTTCTATAATTCTGCTGATCGTTGGAGTTCTCATGTTTTTCCTCACTTTCTGTGGCTGTGTTGGTTCACTCCGAGAGAACATCTGTCTCCTGCAGACG TTCTGCATCTGCTTGAGTATCATCTTTCTTCTGCAGTTGGTGGCTGGAATTTTAGGCTTTATCTATTCAGACAAG GTGCAGTATAAAGTGAGCGAAATGGTCTACAAAGCAATCAAGCATTACAGAGATGACCTGGACTTGCAGAACCTTATTGACTTTGGACAAAAAGAG TTTGCCTGCTGTGGTGGTATTTCTTTTATGGACTGGTCACAGAACATCTACTTCAACTGCACGGAGGAGAACCCGAGCAGAGAGCGCTGTGCCGTGCCCTTCTCCTGCTGCCTGATCTCTAAAGACGAG GCTCTAATAAACACTATGTGTGGACATGGCACACAGAAGCTGGAGATGCTAAAAGCCAGCGCTTTCATCCACACCAGTGGCTGCATCGACAAACTCGTCAACTGGATCCACAGCAACCTGTTTGTGCTGGGAGGCATAGCGCTGGGCCTCGCCATCCCTCAG CTGGTGGGAATCCTGCTCTCTCAGGTCCTGATAAACCAGATCCAAGATCAGATTAAACTTCAGGACTACAACCTGCAGCACCACTCGGACCCGTGGAGCTGA
- the smo gene encoding protein smoothened: protein MSSSSIVGMLWVCVGTLMVSQAVMLHKNETIFNDFCKKTTTCEVLKYNTCLGTPLPYTHTSLVLAEDSETQEEALEKLVMWSGLKNAPRCWAVIQPLLCAVYMPKCENGKVELPSQTLCQATRQPCSIVERERGWPSFLKCENTDKFPLGCQNEVQKIKFNTSGQCEAPLVKTDIQTSWYKDVEGCGIQCDNPLFTEEEHSDMHGYIAAFGSVTLLFTFFTLATFLADWKNSNRYPAVILFYVNACFFVGSIGWLAQFMDGARKEIVCKSDNTMRLGEPSSTETLSCVIIFIIVYYSLMSGVIWFVMLTYAWHTSFKALGTTHQPLSGKTSYFHLVTWSIPFILTVAILAIAQVDGDSVSGICFVGYKNYRYRAGFVLAPIGVVLAIGGYFLVRGVMTLFSIKSNHPGLLSEKAASKINATMLRLGIFGFLAFCFVFITFGCHFYEFFNQAEWERSFREFVLCEANVTIAQQTKKKVPECIIKNRPSLMVGKINLFSMFGTGIAMSTWVWTKATILIWKRTWCRIIGRSDDEPKRIKKSKMIAKAFSKRKELQMDPEKELSFSMHTVSHEGPVAGINFDLNEPSMEMSSAWAQHVTKMVARRGAILPQDISVTPTGTPVPPPEERNKLWMVEADISPEMIKRKKKKKKRKKEVRTVAPAEEDVNPRHREFGPSAVPRLPKLPAHRSLVANLWERQRQQEENVLPGSFSEFRPSCPIPYHERYVGLGHVSSSQRSREPGFNPSNPLTLSQYEGRGQFKQPAWQSNGSNKMFLYSGQEMPSSVGAGRTGFTTPRSEGKKQVIAPIHSRTNLMEAELMDADSDF, encoded by the exons ATGTCCTCCAGCTCCATTGTCGGGATGCTTTGGGTTTGTGTTGGGACCCTGATGGTCAGCCAGGCCGTGATGTtacacaaaaatgaaacaatctTCAACGATTTTTGCAAGAAAACGACGACGTGTGAAGTGTTGAAGTACAATACGTGTCTCGGGACGCCGTTACCGTACACGCACACGTCTCTGGTGCTGGCTGAAGACTCGGAGACGCAAGAAGAAGCTTTGGAGAAACTGGTCATGTGGTCTG GGTTAAAAAATGCTCCTCGGTGCTGGGCGGTCATTCAGCCTTTACTGTGTGCTGTTTACATGCCTAAGTGTGAGAATGGAAAAGTGGAACTTCCCAGCCAGACCCTGTGCCAGGCGACCCGCCAACCCTGCAGTATAGTGGAGCGGGAGCGAGGGTGGCCCAGCTTTCTCAAGTGCGAGAATACGGATAAGTTTCCTCTTGGTTGCCAG AATGAGGTACAGAAAATCAAATTCAATACATCAGGACAGTGCGAGGCGCCTCTAGTGAAAACCGACATCCAGACCAGCTGGTACAAGGACGTGGAAGGCTGTGGCATTCAGTGCGACAATCCGCTCTTCACGGAGGAGGAACACTCGGACATGCACGGCTACATCGCCGCCTTCGGATCGGTCACCCTGCTGTTCACTTTCTTCACATTG GCAACGTTTCTTGCAGACTGGAAAAATTCCAACCGCTACCCAGCCGTAATCCTATTTTACGTCAACGCCTGCTTCTTTGTTGGTAGCATCGGGTGGCTCGCCCAATTCATGGACGGCGCTCGCAAAGAGATCGTGTGCAAAAGTGACAACACCATGCGGCTCGGCGAGCCTTC GTCGACAGAGACGCTTTCGTGTgttatcatcttcatcatcgtgTACTACTCCTTGATGTCAGGTGTCATCTGGTTTGTTATGCTGACTTACGCCTGGCACACGTCTTTCAAAGCTCTTGGCACTACGCACCAACCTCTGTCTGGAAAGACATCCTACTTCCACCTTGTCACATGGTCCATCCCGTTTATCCTCACAGTGGCTATTCTGGCTATCGCACAG GTCGATGGAGACTCCGTTAGTGGAATCTGCTTTGTCGGCTACAAAAACTACAGATATCGCGCTGGGTTTGTTCTGGCTCCGATCGGTGTGGTACTCGCTATCGGTGGCTATTTCCTTGTTAGAG GTGTCATGACTTTATTTTCCATCAAAAGTAACCATCCAGGACTGCTGAGTGAAAAAGCAGCAAGTAAAATCAATGCGACGATGCTGAGACTTG GCATATTTGGTTTTctagctttttgttttgttttcatcacATTTGGATGCCATTTCTATGAGTTCTTCAACCAGGCAGAGTGGGAAAGGAGCTTTCGGGAATTTGTGCT ATGTGAAGCTAATGTGACCATAGCTCAGCAGACCAAGAAGAAGGTCCCAGAATGCATCATTAAAAATCGGCCCAGTCTGATGGTGGGGAAGATTAACTTGTTCTCTATGTTCGGTACCGGCATTGCCATGAGCACATGGGTGTGGACCAAAGCCACTATTCTCATTTGGAAGCGCACCTGGTGTAG GATAATTGGACGGAGTGACGATGAACCGAAGCGCATCAAGAAGAGCAAGATGATAGCCAAAGCATTCTCCAAGAGAAAGGAACTCCAAATGGACCCGGAAAAAGAATTGTCCTTCAGCATGCACACAGTCTCCCATGAAGGGCCTGTGG CGGGTATAAACTTCGATCTGAATGAGCCGTCCATGGAAATGTCCTCTGCATGGGCCCAGCACGTGACAAAGATGGTGGCACGAAGAGGTGccattttacctcaggacatcTCGGTTACTCCCACTGGGACACCTG TGCCACCTCCAGAAGAACGAAACAAACTCTGGATGGTCGAAGCCGATATCTCTCCCGAGATGATAAAAcgtaagaagaaaaagaagaagaggaagaaggaggtGCGTACAGTAGCGCCTGCTGAAGAGGACGTTAATCCCCGGCACAGAGAGTTCGGTCCCAGCGCTGTCCCTCGTCTCCCCAAGCTCCCAGCGCATCGCAGTCTTGTGGCTAACCTGTGGGAGCGTCAACGGCAGCAAGAGGAGAACGTCCTTCCAGGCTCCTTCTCAGAATTCCGTCCTTCCTGTCCCATTCCGTACCATGAAAGATACGTTGGGCTTGGCCATGTTTCATCCAGTCAGCGCAGCAGGGAGCCTGGATTTAACCCCTCCAACCCGCTGACGCTAAGCCAGTATGAGGGACGAGGTCAGTTTAAACAACCGGCCTGGCAGTCTAATGGATCTAACAAAATGTTCCTCTATTCTGGGCAGGAGATGCCTTCATCAGTGGGTGCTGGCAGGACAGGCTTTACAACGCCTAGGTCAGAGGGCAAGAAACAGGTGATCGCACCAATCCACTCCAGAACCAATCTTATGGAGGCAGAACTGATGGACGCTGACTCTGATTTTTGA
- the nudt5 gene encoding ADP-sugar pyrophosphatase isoform X2, which produces MSCLEKNCTQPHVVKEEVTATGKWLRLEKTTYVDPSGNTRLWETVKRTTRPATTAVDGVGIIAILKRTLHKDCVVLVKQFRPPMGCYTLEFPAGLIDNNENAETAALRELKEETGYKGEVIGVTPVTCLDPGLSNCSTHIVMVNINGDDLENINPTQQLEFVDVILLPLDEFQKKIDELLKKEKLVVDSKVYIYSMGMSQAFFKPNELPVLKQ; this is translated from the exons ATGAGCTGTCTGGAGAAAAACTGCACACAGCCTCATGTAGTGAAAGAGGAG GTTACAGCAACTGGAAAGTGGCTCAGGCTTGAGAAGACCACGTACGTTGATCCGTCTGGTAACACCAG ATTGTGGGAGACGGTGAAGAGAACAACCAGACCAGCGACCACCGCTGTAGACG GTGTGGGGATCATCGCCATCCTGAAGAGAACTCTGCATAAGGACTGTGTGGTGTTGGTGAAACAGTTCAGGCCTCCGATGGGATGCTACACTCTGGAGTTCCCTGCAG gtctgATTGACAATAATGAGAATGCCGAGACGGCTGCACTGAGGGAGCTGAAGGAGGAGACGGGCTACAAGGGAGAGGTGATAGGAGTCACTCCAG TCACCTGTCTCGATCCTGGTCTGTCTAACTGCAGCACACACATCGTCATGGTCAACATTAATGGGGACGATCTTGAAAATATCAACCCCACGCAGCAGCTCG aaTTTGTCGACGTGATTCTTCTACCTTTAGATGAATTTCAGAAGAAAATAGATG AGTTACTGAAGAAGGAGAAACTTGTGGTGGATTCCAAAGTGTATATTTACTCCATGGGAATGTCCCAAGCTTTCTTTAAACCCAACGAGCTCCCGGTGCTCAAACAGTGA
- the tspan33a gene encoding tetraspanin-33 isoform X1, with protein MSRKFRQRLRDRNVRLEAKARLLIQALIMGRRGAAQRDEEFSFVSPVIKYLLFFFNTIFWIISVVLMAIGVYARISKHEAAMACLTVDPSIILLIVGVLMFFLTFCGCVGSLRENICLLQTFCICLSIIFLLQLVAGILGFIYSDKVQYKVSEMVYKAIKHYRDDLDLQNLIDFGQKEFACCGGISFMDWSQNIYFNCTEENPSRERCAVPFSCCLISKDEALINTMCGHGTQKLEMLKASAFIHTSGCIDKLVNWIHSNLFVLGGIALGLAIPQLVGILLSQVLINQIQDQIKLQDYNLQHHSDPWS; from the exons ATGAGTCGCAAGTTTAGGCAGCGGCTCAGAGACAGAAATGTGCGCCTGGAGGCAAAGGCGCGCCT ACTTATACAAGCATTGATCATGGGGAGAAGAGGAGCAGCCCAGAGAGATGAAGAGTTCAGTTTTGTCAGTCCAGTCATcaaatatttacttttcttCTTTAATACCATATTTTGG ATTATCTCAGTGGTGCTGATGGCCATCGGTGTGTACGCCAGGATCAGTAAACATG AGGCAGCGATGGCGTGTTTAACGGTGGACCCTTCTATAATTCTGCTGATCGTTGGAGTTCTCATGTTTTTCCTCACTTTCTGTGGCTGTGTTGGTTCACTCCGAGAGAACATCTGTCTCCTGCAGACG TTCTGCATCTGCTTGAGTATCATCTTTCTTCTGCAGTTGGTGGCTGGAATTTTAGGCTTTATCTATTCAGACAAG GTGCAGTATAAAGTGAGCGAAATGGTCTACAAAGCAATCAAGCATTACAGAGATGACCTGGACTTGCAGAACCTTATTGACTTTGGACAAAAAGAG TTTGCCTGCTGTGGTGGTATTTCTTTTATGGACTGGTCACAGAACATCTACTTCAACTGCACGGAGGAGAACCCGAGCAGAGAGCGCTGTGCCGTGCCCTTCTCCTGCTGCCTGATCTCTAAAGACGAG GCTCTAATAAACACTATGTGTGGACATGGCACACAGAAGCTGGAGATGCTAAAAGCCAGCGCTTTCATCCACACCAGTGGCTGCATCGACAAACTCGTCAACTGGATCCACAGCAACCTGTTTGTGCTGGGAGGCATAGCGCTGGGCCTCGCCATCCCTCAG CTGGTGGGAATCCTGCTCTCTCAGGTCCTGATAAACCAGATCCAAGATCAGATTAAACTTCAGGACTACAACCTGCAGCACCACTCGGACCCGTGGAGCTGA